In Phormidium yuhuli AB48, one genomic interval encodes:
- a CDS encoding DUF2949 domain-containing protein has protein sequence MGATGQGQLIRFLQEELALSPDSIAIALRRRDVDAGPLPMILWKYGFVTLDELSQIYDWLEAV, from the coding sequence ATGGGAGCAACAGGACAAGGACAATTGATTCGCTTTTTGCAGGAAGAGTTAGCCCTGTCGCCAGATTCCATTGCCATCGCCCTACGTCGGCGAGATGTGGATGCGGGCCCGTTACCCATGATTCTCTGGAAATACGGCTTTGTGACCCTGGATGAGTTATCTCAGATTTATGATTGGTTAGAAGCCGTCTAA
- a CDS encoding DUF192 domain-containing protein — MMLMVLVLAGCSTGVENSSVVDVAKSPPQESSAAEVSSELGQRLPIEAYIPWGDRTLELEVARTPQEQAMGLMHREQLPDDRGMLFPFNPPRPVRFWMKNVRINLDMIFMYEGEVVGLSADVPPCETVAYRCPTYGPGDNVLVDAVLELRGGRAAELGIEVGDRLEVMGDL; from the coding sequence ATGATGCTCATGGTATTGGTGTTAGCAGGCTGTTCTACGGGAGTGGAGAACTCTTCGGTGGTGGATGTGGCGAAATCGCCGCCCCAAGAGAGTTCGGCGGCTGAGGTGTCGTCGGAGTTGGGACAGCGGTTACCGATTGAGGCTTATATCCCTTGGGGCGATCGCACTTTGGAGTTAGAGGTGGCCCGGACACCCCAGGAACAGGCCATGGGGTTGATGCACCGAGAGCAGCTCCCGGACGATCGCGGGATGTTGTTTCCCTTTAATCCCCCCCGGCCAGTCCGGTTCTGGATGAAGAATGTCCGCATCAATTTGGATATGATTTTTATGTATGAGGGGGAAGTGGTGGGACTCTCGGCGGATGTCCCCCCCTGTGAAACGGTGGCCTATCGCTGTCCGACCTATGGCCCGGGGGATAATGTTTTGGTGGATGCGGTGCTGGAACTGCGAGGCGGCCGGGCGGCGGAGTTGGGAATTGAGGTGGGCGATCGCCTTGAGGTGATGGGAGACCTCTAA
- a CDS encoding slr1658 superfamily regulator, with protein MTQIFGDYCEGEPNSPEFLIIGFSPSSVPLKQRWRNNGLSADFMADYLTTFFLGNEENPASMRRQAEIKSAVGFVANELLENAMKFTDERSAFPISIQLQLHPNHLMFFTTNSVEPERIAGFQTYLEELTSCDPEDMYLRQLEKNALEENGTSSRLGYLTMMSDYMARLGWKFETVQKDPEVVAVTTMVQLPV; from the coding sequence ATGACGCAAATTTTCGGGGACTATTGTGAGGGTGAGCCAAATAGCCCAGAGTTTTTAATTATTGGCTTTTCGCCGAGTTCAGTTCCTCTCAAGCAACGCTGGCGTAACAATGGCCTATCGGCAGATTTTATGGCAGATTACCTGACGACCTTCTTTTTGGGGAATGAAGAGAATCCTGCCTCAATGCGTCGTCAGGCAGAAATCAAGAGTGCTGTGGGCTTTGTGGCTAATGAACTTTTGGAAAATGCCATGAAGTTCACCGATGAACGCTCGGCGTTTCCCATTAGTATTCAGCTTCAATTGCATCCTAATCATTTAATGTTCTTCACAACTAATAGTGTGGAACCGGAGCGAATTGCTGGGTTCCAGACCTATCTAGAAGAACTGACCTCCTGCGATCCAGAGGATATGTATCTGCGTCAGTTGGAAAAAAATGCCTTAGAGGAAAATGGAACCAGCTCTCGGTTAGGCTATTTAACGATGATGAGCGATTATATGGCTCGCTTGGGTTGGAAGTTTGAAACCGTCCAGAAAGATCCGGAAGTGGTTGCGGTGACAACCATGGTCCAGCTTCCAGTTTAA
- the lysS gene encoding lysine--tRNA ligase, whose translation MFWADKIAASTQGDSVVNDSKTPSGRVHVGSLRGVIVHDTIYRALKRAQKPVRFLYGIDDYDALDGIPAYLDSNRFQEYLGQPLCNVPSPGEGASDYAKYYSDEFFEVFEELGVRPEIYYLRDLYRQGRLNSYIETFLQKAHLVREAYKQVSGAERAENWYPFHPICENCGKIATTVVSDYNGKEVFYTCKPDAMSYVQGCGHSGWVSPFDGQGKLPWKVEWVAKWDLLGVTIELAGKDHSQKGGSRDVANAIYRKVFDKRPPFHSPYEFILVGGTKMSSSKGVGASAREVANLLPPELLRFLMLRTQPKTAINFSPNYETITRLFRDYDAAIEKYGCLSGEEQQGDLSKDLMALLYSQLDDQIQPYYPFDFSTLISLLQVPHLDMEAEVAKRSPQALTELDQQVVRQRIEVAQKWLDDYADPEEKLILYVDEIPESVAALDEQQRQYLGELATRLEQLSDWEGETLQTEIFTTTKQLELPPKLAFPAVYQSFLGKERGPKAGNLLSYLERPFVVQRLREVAEGQGSAVS comes from the coding sequence ATGTTTTGGGCTGATAAAATTGCCGCGAGTACACAGGGCGACAGCGTCGTCAACGATTCCAAAACTCCCTCGGGACGGGTTCATGTGGGGTCGTTGCGGGGGGTGATTGTCCATGACACCATTTATCGGGCCCTCAAGCGTGCTCAGAAACCGGTGCGCTTCCTCTATGGCATTGATGACTATGATGCTCTCGATGGGATTCCCGCCTATCTCGATAGCAATCGCTTTCAGGAGTATCTAGGACAGCCCCTGTGCAATGTTCCCTCGCCCGGTGAGGGGGCTAGTGACTATGCCAAATACTATAGTGATGAGTTTTTTGAGGTCTTTGAAGAGCTGGGGGTGCGCCCGGAGATTTACTATTTACGAGACCTTTACCGCCAAGGCCGCTTAAACTCTTATATTGAGACCTTCTTGCAAAAGGCGCACCTCGTCCGCGAAGCCTATAAACAGGTGAGTGGGGCTGAACGGGCTGAGAATTGGTATCCCTTCCATCCCATCTGTGAGAACTGCGGCAAAATCGCGACCACCGTTGTCAGTGACTACAATGGCAAGGAGGTCTTTTATACCTGTAAACCCGATGCCATGAGCTATGTCCAAGGCTGTGGCCATTCGGGCTGGGTGTCTCCCTTTGATGGTCAGGGTAAACTCCCCTGGAAGGTTGAATGGGTCGCGAAATGGGATCTGTTAGGGGTCACCATTGAGTTGGCGGGGAAAGACCATTCGCAAAAGGGCGGTTCTCGGGATGTGGCCAACGCCATTTATCGCAAGGTCTTTGATAAACGGCCGCCCTTCCATTCTCCCTATGAGTTTATCCTGGTGGGGGGAACCAAGATGAGTTCCTCCAAGGGAGTGGGAGCCAGTGCGCGGGAAGTGGCGAATCTGTTGCCGCCGGAGTTGTTGCGCTTCTTGATGTTGCGCACTCAGCCGAAAACGGCGATTAACTTCTCTCCCAACTATGAAACCATTACCCGGCTGTTCCGGGATTATGACGCGGCCATTGAGAAGTACGGCTGCCTCAGTGGTGAGGAACAACAGGGAGATTTGAGTAAAGATTTAATGGCCCTGCTGTACTCCCAACTTGATGACCAGATTCAGCCCTATTATCCCTTTGATTTCAGCACTCTGATTTCTCTGCTACAAGTTCCCCATCTCGATATGGAGGCGGAGGTTGCAAAACGCAGTCCACAGGCGCTGACGGAGTTGGATCAGCAGGTGGTGCGTCAGCGGATTGAGGTGGCGCAAAAGTGGTTGGATGATTATGCGGACCCTGAGGAAAAACTCATTTTATATGTGGATGAGATTCCTGAGTCGGTGGCGGCGTTGGATGAGCAACAACGTCAGTATCTCGGTGAGTTGGCGACTCGTCTGGAGCAGTTGAGCGACTGGGAGGGGGAAACGCTGCAAACGGAGATTTTCACGACCACGAAACAACTAGAGCTTCCTCCTAAATTGGCCTTTCCGGCGGTTTACCAGAGCTTTTTGGGTAAGGAACGGGGACCCAAGGCGGGCAATTTGCTGTCTTATTTGGAACGTCCCTTTGTGGTGCAACGGTTGCGGGAGGTGGCTGAGGGTCAAGGCTCAGCTGTATCCTAG
- a CDS encoding DUF5340 family protein gives MEPLPLPSHIHYELLLQLLERQSLFSVNHYSEERRQIDELIMTLRKALSQQKRLEQACQLKGIPVEYRWSLNQPMESLAPMSDREAS, from the coding sequence ATGGAGCCGCTTCCCCTTCCTTCTCACATTCATTACGAGTTACTTCTCCAGCTGCTCGAACGTCAAAGCTTGTTTTCGGTGAATCACTATTCCGAGGAACGACGACAAATTGACGAATTGATCATGACCCTGCGTAAAGCTCTCTCTCAGCAGAAGCGATTGGAACAGGCCTGTCAGCTCAAGGGGATTCCTGTGGAGTATCGCTGGTCATTAAACCAACCGATGGAGTCTCTTGCACCCATGAGCGATCGCGAAGCCAGTTAA
- a CDS encoding slr1659 superfamily regulator yields the protein MEIKTDDYRICYDPETLTVSCQGSLRLSGMAEYAPIAELLDDIASQEQSPVVLDLQGLEFLNSSGISMLSKFVIKVRHKKTVTMIVRGSKAIPWQGKSLKNLQRLMPSLTLEWDE from the coding sequence ATGGAAATTAAGACAGACGATTATCGTATCTGCTACGATCCCGAAACTCTGACGGTCTCTTGTCAAGGCTCACTCCGCTTGAGTGGAATGGCAGAATATGCCCCGATTGCAGAACTGCTTGATGATATCGCCAGTCAAGAACAATCTCCGGTCGTTCTCGATTTACAGGGCTTGGAATTTCTCAATAGTTCCGGGATTAGTATGCTCTCGAAGTTTGTGATAAAGGTCCGTCACAAAAAAACGGTGACGATGATTGTTCGTGGCTCGAAGGCGATTCCCTGGCAAGGAAAGTCTCTGAAAAATTTACAACGGTTGATGCCCTCCCTAACCCTAGAATGGGATGAGTAG
- a CDS encoding pyridoxal-phosphate-dependent aminotransferase family protein, whose amino-acid sequence MDDKLMLMIPGPTPVPEKALTAMGRHPIGHRSGEFSELVAEVFTDLKWLHQTQNDVLVLTASGTGAMEAGIINVLSSGDRVLVGSNGKFGDRWAKVAKAYHLDVQTITAEWGQPLDPEAFREALEADTNKEIKAVILTHSETSSGVLNDLETINRHVKAHGEALIIVDAVTSLGACTVPIDDWGLDVVGSGSQKGYMIPPGLGFISMSDRAWKAYERSNLPRFYFDLGPYRKNAAKNTTPFTPPVNLFFALQASLRMMRAEGLENIFARHDRLKRAAREAVKAMGLPLLGSDDCASPAVTAVAPTSVGAEQIRSVMKKQFDIALAGGQDHLKGKIFRIGHLGFVSDRDLLCAIGSLEATLQSLNAGNEPGAGITAASKILNAG is encoded by the coding sequence ATGGACGACAAATTAATGTTAATGATTCCGGGGCCCACCCCGGTTCCGGAAAAAGCCCTTACCGCCATGGGACGGCATCCCATTGGCCACCGCAGTGGCGAATTTTCTGAGTTAGTGGCAGAGGTATTTACCGATCTCAAATGGCTGCATCAAACTCAAAATGATGTCCTGGTTCTAACCGCGAGTGGAACGGGGGCGATGGAAGCTGGGATTATCAATGTGCTGAGTTCCGGCGATCGCGTCTTGGTGGGGTCTAATGGTAAATTTGGCGATCGCTGGGCCAAAGTTGCCAAAGCCTATCATCTCGATGTCCAAACCATCACCGCTGAATGGGGACAACCCCTCGACCCTGAAGCCTTCCGGGAAGCCCTAGAAGCCGACACCAACAAAGAGATTAAAGCCGTCATCCTCACCCATAGCGAAACCTCCAGCGGGGTACTGAATGACCTAGAAACCATCAATCGTCATGTCAAGGCCCATGGGGAAGCCTTGATTATCGTCGATGCCGTCACCAGTCTAGGAGCTTGCACTGTTCCCATCGATGACTGGGGCTTGGACGTGGTGGGGTCTGGCTCCCAAAAAGGGTATATGATTCCCCCCGGGTTAGGCTTCATTTCCATGAGCGATCGCGCTTGGAAAGCCTATGAACGCTCTAACCTACCCCGGTTCTATTTCGACCTGGGCCCCTATCGTAAGAATGCGGCCAAAAACACCACCCCCTTCACCCCCCCAGTGAACCTGTTTTTTGCCCTTCAAGCCTCTCTGCGGATGATGCGGGCCGAAGGACTGGAAAACATCTTCGCCCGTCACGATCGCCTCAAACGGGCGGCTCGGGAAGCCGTTAAAGCCATGGGACTTCCTCTCTTGGGTTCCGATGACTGCGCCAGTCCGGCCGTAACCGCTGTCGCCCCCACTAGCGTCGGAGCTGAACAAATCCGCTCGGTGATGAAAAAGCAATTTGACATTGCCCTCGCCGGTGGACAAGACCATCTCAAAGGTAAAATCTTCCGCATTGGTCATTTAGGCTTCGTCAGCGATCGCGATCTCCTCTGCGCCATTGGCTCCCTCGAAGCCACCTTGCAGAGCCTCAATGCCGGAAATGAGCCGGGAGCGGGCATTACCGCTGCGTCTAAAATCCTCAACGCCGGTTAG